The genomic interval CCAGAGTTATTTGTCCAACATTTCTGCCCTTCTGTTCCTGGTAATTAGCTTTATGCTGCATTATACTTATTTCACTTTGCTTTTTCATTGGtagtattatatttttataatttgttgCTTTGTTAATCACTCTGAAGGcctatttttttttaagcttCAAAGTATTAAAATCACCAAGTGACTAAATGGATACTAATATTTTGATCCAACAGAGACGCTGGAGATCAGCTGCTTTGTTGCCAGTTCAACAATGATGGGACACGGGTTGCTGCAGGAATGCGGACTGGTGCCATTAAGGTCAGTTTCATGGATAGTGTTTCCTTCCTATCACACATACACAAGACAGTGTCTGTATCTTCCTTGGCCATGGTTTAGACTTTACACTGTAGAGATGGAGTTGGCAGTTTGCCAACGGGAAGTGACTTCTGCTTATTTCCTAACATGGCCCAGAAaggtccattgttgttgttgttgtgtgccttcaagttgtttctgacttatggcaaccctaaggtgaactggggttttcttgacaagatttgttcagaagaggtttgccattgccttcccctaaggctgcaagcatgagacttgcccaaggtcacctagtgtctatggccctccagatgttgagtaTAACTTCCATCATACCTTATCATTGACCATGCTATCTGGTGCTGAGGGAAGTTGGGATCTAACAAAAACTAGAAGGTTACAATAGTGCCCCACATCTGTGGCATAAATAACTCCATGGCTTGCAATTTCCTTGATTCTGTGATATTTTCTACAGGATGATTTGCTCAGTGTGGTTCATGCTGCAGTTTGAGTGCTACACAAATTGTCAATCCCATAGATAATGCTTCCCCCAAAGACCTTGGCTGGGTAGCTTTTGGCCTTTGGGCAGTTTGTAACTCTACTTCATGTAgtaaagaaaaaggggggggggggtatagaaAAATAACCAATGTGATCTGGATGATTACCAATATTATATAATCATGAAGTGCTATATAGATATAttgtttaaaaagccattatgagggaaggcaggaggaaggggagcaaaataaaaatgaattactATGTAAATGTttgtaaaatggttaataaaatcacacacacacagagtcagctCCTcatatctgcagctttgacttttgtggatttgattattcatcaATTTGATTCAAATGtgctctctagaaatctctaggtcctccaatgttaTGCCAGAAGTTgagtcatgctagaggacctagagattcctagtgaaaACACTGATCAAGATATTTTTAGGTCTTCGAGTGCTATTCTGTAcacctggcagatgttgatcatagagttgggtttgttttttttaaaagtgtatttttatttgcagttttttcatttttataggaGTCCTGGATCCAGCGCATGTGGAGGGCCcaatgtatataaatgaagcttcaTGTGTCATGGCATTAtccaatgacaacaacaacaacaacaataataataggatttatttatatatcgcccaatcactgggaatccgagaggtttacaacagaggggataatagacggttccctgccctcaggcttacaaataTTATGTCACAGATGTTTCTATCGCTGTTTCTTGTGGTTTGCTTTCCTGATGACCTCTTCTCTCCTTCGCTGAAGGTTTATTCTGTCAACGACGGATCGCTTCATCATGTTCTTGCTGACAGTGACACTGCCACCAACGGGTTACCTGTCACCTCCATGCGTTATATGCCTCGAGGCCCTGCCCACAATGGAGATGTCTTGCTTGCCACCTGTGAGTGATGCCTTTGCCAAAGTAGGCTGATCTTTGGTCTCTACACACTGCCCTCCTGTGGGGCCTGACAAATTAAACATCCTCCTAACCATTGACTAgcatctgttttgctttttgtttattcTAATCTGGAACAGAAACCAAGTCCAAACAGTGGGTTTTAAACTTTCATTTTGAAGGGTTTAAGACTGAGCTTAACATTTTAGGTTTTGTTGATCAATTTAAAGGCAATCTTATCAAGGTGTGGGTCATTTTGAAAGAAACAGTGGCGAGCATTATGAAAACCAGAAGGCGACAACTTGTTTTAAAAGTAATGAATGTCTTAAGTTACTTTCATATAGCTTAGTAAATACAGTAAGTTTACTAGTCATGATATTTCTACATACCTTGAACACATCTTTGCTACCGTGTCTGTGTTTGTTGTCTGGCAGCACTCaccattttcttggaaagatttatccagaaaaggtttgccactgccttcctctaagggtgATCAGATGgtacttgctcaaagtcacccagtgggtttctatagacTTTATCACAGAGGGAAATTggaggggaaattgggggtttaaaatgTCATTATCCCGGGAAAATTGTACGATTGCgggaagattttcatacacacacCGTGATTAAAgagaatgatttgttgttggttattgcctggttattgctgggataaatcctctttaattgtaacgtcatgtgaaaatcttcagtgcgatcGTGCGACTTTCATGGTATAATCACAGTTTAAACCCACACTTTTCCCtgattttcccagtgtgataaagtcctacgtCTGAGTGGGCATTCAAACCGTGcttttccagaatcctagtccaacattcaaaccattataccacattgaCCCTATAtcagtactttgttgttgtgtgccttcaagtcatttccaatttatggcaaccataaagcaaacatatcatggggttttcttggcaagcttcttcacagggggcttgccattgccatcctctgatgtagtgagaatgtgacttacccagcaTCTCGCCATGGGTTTACATaaccaagccaggattcaaacctggtatccagagttatagtccaacactcaaaccattacaccacactggctctcagttggTACTACCAGACACCTAACAGAATAGTATTGAAAGAGCCATGTTAATTGGTTTCAGCATGAAAAGATATAAAGAAACCcagtagcagctttgagactaactgggaaaaaTACATTTCTAACATAAGATTTTATGGCCTGCAGTCCACTTGCatctgtagtccacaaaagcGAAAAATTCTTTACCCCAAGTTTTTATTTAGgtatgctttttaatatataatcatgacaGAGTGGCTTTTATATAggatgtgtgttttagttatgcttttaacttttgtatgtttatatgttaatcttatactgttttaactagattactttaattgtttttaaattcttattgtaaagttttaaactgtttttatcttcTGAGCCACCTCactttctaggagaaaggcagcataaaagtgaaataaataaataaataaataaaataatgctgtTCGACattggtttaactgccatggctcatgcttACAGAACCCTgcgatttatagttttgtgaggcaccagcacactgtggcagagaaggctaaaactacaaatcccaggatccataagctggagctacagcacttaaagtggtgtcaatctgcgttatttctacagtgtagatgcaacctctgTCTCAGAGTGATATTGAATGGCTGTATGTCTATTTGAGTCTTATCTATGAGGATGCATGTCGACAATGTGAGAACAAGAAAATTAGGAATGACCTctcttgtgtttgtttgtttgcttataattcatataattataatttatataattataataatgaaaTCCCCAACCTTTTTtccatccacagattctggtggGATGGTGAAACTGTGGCATGTCTCATCCCACACTTGTGTGCGCACCTTAATAGAGGACCGCCAGACAATGATATCCTCCTTCAACCCTTCAGGTTCCAGGTTCATTACAGGTGGAGCAGGACCTGGGATTTACATGTATGATACCCAAACCTGGAATAAAGTGGCAACTTTTCAGCCAAGGTGAGCTGGAGGGAGCAGGAGATTTGGCAGTAGTCagagtgtgcatgcatgcatgcatgcatgtgcatactAAGCATCATAGACTGAATGTTGTAGAGGGTGTTGTAACTGGCCTTTTGTCCTTAAATTAAAAACTCTCTTCTCCTTTCAGTGATTCTCCAAGTGTGATGGATGGGCACATGTCCCGCGTCTATGCTTTTGCCTTCTTTCCTGAAAGTGATGAACGCTTTATCTCTGGAGGATGGGATGACACTGTGCAGGTGATAGAGGGATAGCATCTGTGTCTTGGGGAGAAGGGCTAAAGTGAAGGtggggaacagaacagaatattAAGTGGCCAAATTGACATACTGAACTGCAAAAGATGGAAGCCAAGTATCTCTAAGGAAGGTCAAGCATTTCTAAGCCCAGCAAGTGGCCCAGATGTGTTGCCATTCAGTTTACATGGGACCAGTGCTGGCAACTCTACCATTCAGCAGGATGTAATAACATTTGCAGTTCCCCCAGCTGCTCCTCCTGACTACCCCTACCCCATGTGCTGGTCATATCCTTCCCTTGGAAGATAGGGCTATGTATGCCACACAGGCTATCATGTACCTCCTAAATTGGCCCACAGCTTTCAGATGTGGTAGAGGACTCTATCCTATTGTCAgtgttaaaaaaattacatttgagTCCACTCAAATTCTCTGCATGGAATGGACAGGCAGGCATCATGTCCTTTGCCTCAAgcaacaaatacagttggccctccatatccacagattctttgtgcacagattcaagcattcacggcttgaaaatattccccaaaaatataaattctaaaaagtaaggcttgattttgctatttaatataaggaacaccattttactgtgccattgtatttaatgagacttgagaatTCAaggcgtcctggaaccaaaccccagtggataccaagggcccactgtatattgagATAACCCTGTATGGGAGATTTATCATTTCCCCCCACTATATTTTCTATTTTATGGAAGTCAGTGGACATTGTCTTGTATTAGAGCTTCTCTCCAACCCTACAGCTGCTGCTGCATACTGGGATAcagtctctggctgcatccacactgcagaaatcatccagtttgataccactttagctaccatggctcagtactatagaattctgggaactgtggtttagtGTGACATGTTGCCttatttgtcagagagctctggtgccacaacaaatgacaaatcccagaattctataacactgagccatgacagttaaagtggaatcaaactggacgatttctgcaatgcagctgCAGCTTTAGTTTGGGTGGGTAGGAGCCGTGCCCATTTTTGAGTCTGTATCCCAAAATTATTAGTTTTGCAGAAAACCAGTAATTCCTTTGAGTATTATCTCTAAAATTAGGAAGGCTTTCCTCCTTTGATATAGGCTAGGAGAGGGAGGTGCCTATTGAAGGGTAGGGCCCCATCTAACCTTGCTTCTCTGGCTTTTGTCCCCCCAGTTCTGGAGCACACAATCATCACAATCGCTACGGTATGACTGCACATCCTCCTCCCCATACTTCCCAACTTCTCCCGCCACTCTTCTCTCAGCTTCCCCACCCTTCTTCCTGTTTCTTGCTCTTCTCAGCCTTAATGATTTTCccactctcttcttccttcttttgt from Sceloporus undulatus isolate JIND9_A2432 ecotype Alabama chromosome 6, SceUnd_v1.1, whole genome shotgun sequence carries:
- the LOC121935603 gene encoding dynein assembly factor with WDR repeat domains 1-like, whose amino-acid sequence is MQPARKSRLSTAGTSLGAEITASPSISGDLRLLHTIDAGDQLLCCQFNNDGTRVAAGMRTGAIKVYSVNDGSLHHVLADSDTATNGLPVTSMRYMPRGPAHNGDVLLATYSGGMVKLWHVSSHTCVRTLIEDRQTMISSFNPSGSRFITGGAGPGIYMYDTQTWNKVATFQPSDSPSVMDGHMSRVYAFAFFPESDERFISGGWDDTVQFWSTQSSQSLRRISGPHVCGDAVSIDKTGTQILTGSWRRNNTLQIWEAETGAKIMDIPEDFRGHSQIYTCHFLGLDHIIAGGSRNNLCRLIDRRILMSTGVLNELPGGVYSTHVSSRGVLAATSLNTLYLAQTPVRP